In Phocoena sinus isolate mPhoSin1 chromosome X, mPhoSin1.pri, whole genome shotgun sequence, a genomic segment contains:
- the LOC116747053 gene encoding LOW QUALITY PROTEIN: T-complex protein 1 subunit zeta-like (The sequence of the model RefSeq protein was modified relative to this genomic sequence to represent the inferred CDS: inserted 2 bases in 1 codon; deleted 1 base in 1 codon; substituted 1 base at 1 genomic stop codon), translating into MAAVKTLNPKAEVAXAHTALAVNISVAWGLQYVLRTNLGPKGTMKMLVSGAGDIKLTKDGNVLLHEMQIQHATASLIAKVATAQDDITGDGITSNVLIIGELLKQGDLYISEGLHPRIITEGFEATKEKVLQFLEQVKLSKEMDRETLIDVARTSLRTKVHAELADVLTEAVVDSILAIKKQDEHTDLFMVEIMEMKXKSETDASLIRGLILDHGAWHPDMKKRVEDAHILTCNVSLEYGKTEVNSGFFFFFYKSAEEREKLVKAERKFIEDRFKKMIDLQTKVCGDSDKGFVVINQKGIDPFSLDALSKEGTVALHRAKTRNMERLTLICGGVALNSLDNLNPDCLGHAGLVYEYTLGEEKFTFIEKYNNPRSVTLLIKGPNKHTLTQIKDAIRDGLRAVKNAIDDGCVVPGAGAVEVAMAEALIKYKPSVKGRAQLGVQAFADALLMIPKVLAQNSVFDLQETLVKVQAEHSESGQLVGVDLNTGEPMVAAEVGIRDNYCIKKQLLHSYTVIATNILLVDEIMRAGMSSLKS; encoded by the exons ATGGCGGCCGTGAAGACCCTGAACCCCAAGGCTGAGGTGGCCTGAGCCCACACGGCGTTGGCTGTCAACATCAGTGTGGCCTGGGGGCTGCAGTACGTGCTGAGGACCAACTTGGGGCCTAAGGGCACCATGAAGATGCTTGTTTCTGGTGCTGGAGACATCAAGCTCACTAAAGATGGAAATGTGCTGCTTCATGAAATGCAAATTCAACATGCAACAGCCTCCTTAATAGCCAAAGTAGCAACAGCCCAGGATGACATAACTGGTGATGGTATTACTTCCAATGTCCTAATCATTGGAGAGCTCCTGAAGCAGGGGGATCTCTACATTTCTGAAGGTCTTCATCCCAGAATAATTACAGAAGGATTTGAAGCTACAAAGGAAAAGGTACTTCAGTTTTTGGAACAAGTCAAACTAAGCAAAGAGATGGACAGGGAAACACTTATAGATGTGGCCAGAACATCTCTACGTACTAAAGTTCATGCTGAACTTGCTGATGTCTTAACAGAGGCTGTAGTGGACTCCATTTTAGCCATTAAGAAACAAGATGAACATACTGACCTCTTCATGGTTGAGATCATGGAGATGAA CAAATCTGAAACTGATGCAAGCTTAATCAGAGGTCTTATTTTGGACCATGGGGCATGGCATCCTGATATGAAAAAGAGAGTAGAAGATGCGCACATCCTCACATGCAACGTGTCATTAGAATATGGAAAAACAGAAGTgaattctggcttttttttt tttttttacaagagtgcagaggagagagagaaactagtgaaagctgaaagaaaattcattgaagacagatttaaaaaaatgatagacCTGCAAACGAAAGTCTGTGGTGATTCAGATAAAGGATTTGTTGTTATTAATCAAAAGGGAATTGATCCCTTTTCCTTAGATGCTCTTTCAAAAGAAGGCACAGTAGCTCTGCACAGAGCTAAAACGAGAAATATGGAAAGGCTGACTCTTATTTGTGGTGGAGTAGCCCTAAATTCTCTTGATAACCTAAATCCTGATTGTTTGGGACATGCAGGACTTGTCTATGAATATACATTGGGAGAAGAGAAGTTCACCTTTATTGAGAAATATAACAATCCTCGCTCGGTCACATTATTGATCAAAGGACCAAATAAGCACACACTTACTCAAATCAAAGATGCAATAAGAGATGGTTTGAGAGCTGTTAAAAATGCTATTGATGATGGCTGTGTAGTTCCAGGTGCTGGTGCAGTGGAAGTGGCAATGGCAGAAGCCCTGATTAAATACAAGCCCAGTGTAAAGGGTAGGGCCCAACTTGGAGTTCAAGCATTTGCTGATGCATTGCTCATGATTCCCAAGGTTCTTGCTCAGAACTCTGTTTTTGACCTTCAGGAAACACTAGTTAAAGTTCAAGCAGAACATTCAGAATCAGGTCAACTTGTGGGTGTAGACTTGAATACAGGTGAGCCAATGGTAGCAGCAGAAGTAGGCATAAGGGATAACTATTGTATAAAGAAACAGCTTCTTCATTCCTACACTGTGATTGCCACCAACATTCTCCTGGTTGATGAGATCATGAGAGCTGGAATGTCTTCTCTGAAAAGTTGA